A genomic region of Tamandua tetradactyla isolate mTamTet1 chromosome 2, mTamTet1.pri, whole genome shotgun sequence contains the following coding sequences:
- the ARRDC1 gene encoding arrestin domain-containing protein 1 isoform X1 produces MCPLPIQELPRCVPCLSGCCPGVFSAYRGAAQVYPLPIGALPSWSLGWEWVPLWQEPHQGGSKQAIRVTCTGSCGVSNKAHDVAWVAEEGYFNSSLSLADKGSLPAGEHTFPFQFLLPATAPTSFEGPFGKVVHQVRATIDTPRFSKDHKCNRIFYILSPLNLNTIPDIEQPNVASTTKKFSYKLVKTGSVVLTASTDLRGYVVGQVLQLQADIENQSGKDTGPVVASLLQKVSYKAKRWLYDVRTVAEVEGAGVQAWRRAQWREQVLVPALPQSALPGCSLIHIDYYLQVSLKAPDAAVTLPVFIGNIAVNRAPPSPLPGPGPPPGLVLPSAPPQDEGAAACGGVRLEAPAALSTKASQPPLPPPAPSGPAILEPHPGQRSPAPPPLCISAGATVPYFAEGLGGPLPATSAWILPPEYSSWGYPDEAPPSYEQSCGSGERGPSPRS; encoded by the exons ATGTGTCCTTTGCCTATCCAGGAGCTGCCCAGGTGTGTCCCCTGCCTGTCGGGGTGCTGTCCAGGTGTCTTCTCTGCTTATCGGGGTGCTGCCCAGGTGTATCCTCTGCCTATCGGGGCGCTGCCCAG TTGGAGTTTGGGATGGGAGTGGGTGCCACTGTGGCAGGAGCCACACCAAGGAGGGAGCAAGCAAG CCATTCGGGTGACCTGTACGGGCTCCTGTGGTGTTTCCAACAAAGCCCACGATGTAGCCTGGGTGGCAGAGGAGGGCTACTTCAACAGCTCCCTGTCGCTGGCTGACAAGG GGAGCCTGCCTGCTGGGGAACACACCTTCCCCTTCCAGTTCCTGCTTCCTG CCACGGCGCCCACGTCCTTTGAGGGCCCTTTTGGGAAGGTAGTGCACCAGGTGCGGGCGACCATAGACACACCACGCTTCTCCAAGGACCACAAGTGCAACCGCATCTTCTACATCCTGAGCCCACTAAACCTGAACACCATTCCAGACATCGAG caACCCAATGTGGCCTCCACCACCAAGAAGTTCTCCTACAAGTTGGTGAAGACGGGCAGCGTGGTTCTTACGGCCAGCACTGACCTCCGTGGCTACGTGGTGGGCCAGGTGCTCCAGCTGCAGGCAGACATCGAGAACCAGTCGGGCAAGGACACAGGCCCGGTGGTGGCCAGTCTGCTGCAG AAAGTGTCCTACAAGGCCAAGCGCTGGCTGTACGACGTGAGGACGGTCGCCGAGGTGGAGGGAGCCGGCGTGCAGGCCTGGAGGCGCGCTCAGTGGCGGGAGCAGGTCCTGGTGCCCGCGCTGCCCCAGTCGGCCCTGCCCGGCTGCAGCCTCATCCATATCGACTACTACCTGCAG GTCTCTTTGAAGGCCCCCGATGCCGCCGTGACCCTCCCGGTCTTCATAGGCAACATCGCTGTGAACCGCGCCCCGCCCAGCCCCCTTCCCGGCCCAGGGCCGCCCCCTGGCCTCGTGCTGCCCTCAGCGCCTCCCCAGGACGAGGGGGCGGCGGCGTGCGGGGGCGTCCGTCTCGAGGCCCCTGCCGCCCTCTCCACCAAGGCCTCGcagccgccgctgccgccgcccgCACCCTCCGGCCCCGCGATCCTCGAGCCCCACCCTGGGCAGCGCAGCCCTGCGCCCCCCCCTCTGTGCATCTCGGCGGGTGCCACAGTGCCCTACTTTGCTGAGGGCTTGGGGGGGCCGCTGCCTGCCACCAGCGCCTGGATCCTCCCCCCGGAGTACAGTTCCTGGGGCTACCCCGATG AGGCCCCACCGTCCTACGAGCAGAGCTGCGGCAGCGGCGAGCGCGGCCCGAGCCCCAGGAGCTGA
- the ARRDC1 gene encoding arrestin domain-containing protein 1 isoform X2, protein MGRLQLFEICLSHGRVVYSPGESLAGAVRLRLGAPLPFRAIRVTCTGSCGVSNKAHDVAWVAEEGYFNSSLSLADKGSLPAGEHTFPFQFLLPATAPTSFEGPFGKVVHQVRATIDTPRFSKDHKCNRIFYILSPLNLNTIPDIEQPNVASTTKKFSYKLVKTGSVVLTASTDLRGYVVGQVLQLQADIENQSGKDTGPVVASLLQKVSYKAKRWLYDVRTVAEVEGAGVQAWRRAQWREQVLVPALPQSALPGCSLIHIDYYLQVSLKAPDAAVTLPVFIGNIAVNRAPPSPLPGPGPPPGLVLPSAPPQDEGAAACGGVRLEAPAALSTKASQPPLPPPAPSGPAILEPHPGQRSPAPPPLCISAGATVPYFAEGLGGPLPATSAWILPPEYSSWGYPDEAPPSYEQSCGSGERGPSPRS, encoded by the exons ATGGGGCGCCTGCAGCTCTTCGAGATTTGCCTGAGCCACGGCCGCGTCGTCTACAGTCCCGGGGAGTCGCTGGCAGGGGCCGTGCGCCTGCGCCTGGGGGCGCCGCTGCCCTTCCGAG CCATTCGGGTGACCTGTACGGGCTCCTGTGGTGTTTCCAACAAAGCCCACGATGTAGCCTGGGTGGCAGAGGAGGGCTACTTCAACAGCTCCCTGTCGCTGGCTGACAAGG GGAGCCTGCCTGCTGGGGAACACACCTTCCCCTTCCAGTTCCTGCTTCCTG CCACGGCGCCCACGTCCTTTGAGGGCCCTTTTGGGAAGGTAGTGCACCAGGTGCGGGCGACCATAGACACACCACGCTTCTCCAAGGACCACAAGTGCAACCGCATCTTCTACATCCTGAGCCCACTAAACCTGAACACCATTCCAGACATCGAG caACCCAATGTGGCCTCCACCACCAAGAAGTTCTCCTACAAGTTGGTGAAGACGGGCAGCGTGGTTCTTACGGCCAGCACTGACCTCCGTGGCTACGTGGTGGGCCAGGTGCTCCAGCTGCAGGCAGACATCGAGAACCAGTCGGGCAAGGACACAGGCCCGGTGGTGGCCAGTCTGCTGCAG AAAGTGTCCTACAAGGCCAAGCGCTGGCTGTACGACGTGAGGACGGTCGCCGAGGTGGAGGGAGCCGGCGTGCAGGCCTGGAGGCGCGCTCAGTGGCGGGAGCAGGTCCTGGTGCCCGCGCTGCCCCAGTCGGCCCTGCCCGGCTGCAGCCTCATCCATATCGACTACTACCTGCAG GTCTCTTTGAAGGCCCCCGATGCCGCCGTGACCCTCCCGGTCTTCATAGGCAACATCGCTGTGAACCGCGCCCCGCCCAGCCCCCTTCCCGGCCCAGGGCCGCCCCCTGGCCTCGTGCTGCCCTCAGCGCCTCCCCAGGACGAGGGGGCGGCGGCGTGCGGGGGCGTCCGTCTCGAGGCCCCTGCCGCCCTCTCCACCAAGGCCTCGcagccgccgctgccgccgcccgCACCCTCCGGCCCCGCGATCCTCGAGCCCCACCCTGGGCAGCGCAGCCCTGCGCCCCCCCCTCTGTGCATCTCGGCGGGTGCCACAGTGCCCTACTTTGCTGAGGGCTTGGGGGGGCCGCTGCCTGCCACCAGCGCCTGGATCCTCCCCCCGGAGTACAGTTCCTGGGGCTACCCCGATG AGGCCCCACCGTCCTACGAGCAGAGCTGCGGCAGCGGCGAGCGCGGCCCGAGCCCCAGGAGCTGA
- the ARRDC1 gene encoding arrestin domain-containing protein 1 isoform X3, whose protein sequence is MCPLPIQELPRCVPCLSGCCPGVFSAYRGAAQVYPLPIGALPSWSLGWEWVPLWQEPHQGGSKQAIRVTCTGSCGVSNKAHDVAWVAEEGYFNSSLSLADKGSLPAGEHTFPFQFLLPATAPTSFEGPFGKVVHQVRATIDTPRFSKDHKCNRIFYILSPLNLNTIPDIEVLQLQADIENQSGKDTGPVVASLLQKVSYKAKRWLYDVRTVAEVEGAGVQAWRRAQWREQVLVPALPQSALPGCSLIHIDYYLQVSLKAPDAAVTLPVFIGNIAVNRAPPSPLPGPGPPPGLVLPSAPPQDEGAAACGGVRLEAPAALSTKASQPPLPPPAPSGPAILEPHPGQRSPAPPPLCISAGATVPYFAEGLGGPLPATSAWILPPEYSSWGYPDEAPPSYEQSCGSGERGPSPRS, encoded by the exons ATGTGTCCTTTGCCTATCCAGGAGCTGCCCAGGTGTGTCCCCTGCCTGTCGGGGTGCTGTCCAGGTGTCTTCTCTGCTTATCGGGGTGCTGCCCAGGTGTATCCTCTGCCTATCGGGGCGCTGCCCAG TTGGAGTTTGGGATGGGAGTGGGTGCCACTGTGGCAGGAGCCACACCAAGGAGGGAGCAAGCAAG CCATTCGGGTGACCTGTACGGGCTCCTGTGGTGTTTCCAACAAAGCCCACGATGTAGCCTGGGTGGCAGAGGAGGGCTACTTCAACAGCTCCCTGTCGCTGGCTGACAAGG GGAGCCTGCCTGCTGGGGAACACACCTTCCCCTTCCAGTTCCTGCTTCCTG CCACGGCGCCCACGTCCTTTGAGGGCCCTTTTGGGAAGGTAGTGCACCAGGTGCGGGCGACCATAGACACACCACGCTTCTCCAAGGACCACAAGTGCAACCGCATCTTCTACATCCTGAGCCCACTAAACCTGAACACCATTCCAGACATCGAG GTGCTCCAGCTGCAGGCAGACATCGAGAACCAGTCGGGCAAGGACACAGGCCCGGTGGTGGCCAGTCTGCTGCAG AAAGTGTCCTACAAGGCCAAGCGCTGGCTGTACGACGTGAGGACGGTCGCCGAGGTGGAGGGAGCCGGCGTGCAGGCCTGGAGGCGCGCTCAGTGGCGGGAGCAGGTCCTGGTGCCCGCGCTGCCCCAGTCGGCCCTGCCCGGCTGCAGCCTCATCCATATCGACTACTACCTGCAG GTCTCTTTGAAGGCCCCCGATGCCGCCGTGACCCTCCCGGTCTTCATAGGCAACATCGCTGTGAACCGCGCCCCGCCCAGCCCCCTTCCCGGCCCAGGGCCGCCCCCTGGCCTCGTGCTGCCCTCAGCGCCTCCCCAGGACGAGGGGGCGGCGGCGTGCGGGGGCGTCCGTCTCGAGGCCCCTGCCGCCCTCTCCACCAAGGCCTCGcagccgccgctgccgccgcccgCACCCTCCGGCCCCGCGATCCTCGAGCCCCACCCTGGGCAGCGCAGCCCTGCGCCCCCCCCTCTGTGCATCTCGGCGGGTGCCACAGTGCCCTACTTTGCTGAGGGCTTGGGGGGGCCGCTGCCTGCCACCAGCGCCTGGATCCTCCCCCCGGAGTACAGTTCCTGGGGCTACCCCGATG AGGCCCCACCGTCCTACGAGCAGAGCTGCGGCAGCGGCGAGCGCGGCCCGAGCCCCAGGAGCTGA